The Arachis duranensis cultivar V14167 chromosome 2, aradu.V14167.gnm2.J7QH, whole genome shotgun sequence genome has a window encoding:
- the LOC107474204 gene encoding uncharacterized protein LOC107474204, with product MTRSLPNPRLLIFDPEIERTAQKTWQLGELPYRRKEPLILQCNRFRRIIQRRDGTDETAILLKDFPFSLEGKAREWYYTQPLANVSNWDTLGKEFLEKFFPSEVTNKLRKDISTIVQDDNETLFEYWERFNNLLEACPHHMIDKIVLLSYITQGIRPQDKTILESASNGSMKKYKTTDEAWQLISDLDEAWQLISDLAESTRNHRQKQGRSKAVAEVSSSRETVALTQSICEMTNLLKQMQLNQQAQQAQPPQLQQNQQLVPQRICGIYADYSHYTDKCPQLQQEDNTGNSNQNWRGNNNRGDRDNQGNQRWNNNNNRQQNQPYRAPHLRQNQGPPNNQQQTSQFTHSSVSSNEDLLQAFEKRQLAMESTIVNNVEEEEDIQDIAEEEISQPQEEVPKSASTTGTTIPIPFPQLARKPRK from the exons gaaagaacagcGCAG AAAACATGGCAGCTAGGAGAGTTACCAtacaggaggaaggagcccctgattttacaatGCAACCGTTTCAGGCGCATCATCCAGCG gcgtgatggcactgatgaaaCTGCAATTCTGCTGAAAGATTTTCCGTTTTCTCTTGAAGGAaaagcaagagagtggtactacactcaacctctaGCAAATgtatccaactgggatacactcgGAAAGGAGTTTctggagaaattctttccaTCTGAAGTTACTAATAAACTGAGGAAGGATATCTCTACCATTGTTCAGGATGACAATGAGACTCtttttgaatactgggagcgctTCAATAACCTTTTGGAAGCAtgcccccaccacatgattgacaagatcGTGCTACTCAGCTATATCACACAGGGTATAAGGCCCCAAGATAAGACCATATTGGAAAGTGccagcaatgggtctatgaagaaGTACAAGACCACTGATGAAGCTTGGCAATTGATTAGTGATTTAGATGAAGcttggcaattgatcagtgatttagctgaatctactaggaatcacagaCAGAAGCAAGGCCGTTCAAAAGCTGTTGCAGAAGTATCCTCTAGTAGAGAGACTGTTGCTCTAACTCAAAGCAtctgtgaaatgaccaacttgCTAAAGCAAATGCAGTTGAATCAACAAGCTCAGCAAGCTCAACCTCCTCAACTGCAGCAAAACCAACAGCTAGTCCCACAAAGAATTTGTGGAATCTATGCTGATTACAGCCATTACACTGATAAATGCCCACAActccaacaagaagacaacacG ggCAATTCAAACCAGAATTGGAGGGGCAACAATAACAGAGGAGACAGAGATAATcagggaaatcagaggtggaataataacaataacaggCAACAAAATCAaccttacagagcacctcaccTGAGGCAAAACCAAGGACCACCGAACAATCAGCAGCAGACCTCTCAATTTACTCATTCTTCTGTATCTTCTAATGAAGATTTATTacaagcttttgagaagagACAACTGGCCATGGAAAGTACCATCGTGAACA atgttgaagaggaagaggatatTCAGGACATAGCTGAAGAAGAGATATCTCAACCACAAGAGGAAGTACCAAAAAGCGCAAGCACCACAGGAACCACCATtcccattccatttccacagcttgcaaggaagcccaggaagtAG